In the Populus trichocarpa isolate Nisqually-1 chromosome 1, P.trichocarpa_v4.1, whole genome shotgun sequence genome, CCGCGTTATTTGCTGTATCCCACTAAGCAGCTCATagcaatatttattttcagacaCAAACTGTAAGTATCTTCTCTCCTTCCCttccctttattttattatgtgctTGGAATTGTTGGGCTTTTGCTATTTCTTACTCCCTTTTATGTTTCTGTCcagatctcttcttctttagaagaaaagagaagaagaagacattaATAATCCAAAGAGGTAGATAGATATATCGAAttgaagaaagaaggaaaggttGAATCTTTACAAGGGAGATGGGGTTGAATCAGTGTTTTTCATTTGTCTTCTTCATCTTTCTCTTGATGGGTCTCTTTGCTTCTCCTTCTTTTGCATCTACTTTCATTTCAGGTACCTCCTTTCAGTTTCaaaatccttattttttgttgatgttaCAAAGATCCATGTTATTCAttgctttttgtctttttttgttaatttggatGCAGATGGTGTCTTTGAATCTCATGCTTCTACTGGCAGGAATCTACTTCAGACTAAGAAAGGTTGCCTTTTTTGCCACTTTTTTCCTCCGCTTTATTTGCTCGCTTCTAGTCAAGTTTTGGTTTGGGTTCTCTAGATTGTGATCGCCACTATGTTTTCTTCTGTGATCGAAGTGATTTAAGTGATGACTCCATATTTTGTTGATCTCTGATGCATGCCAATGAGTTTTCCATTGCTGATTTGTTCATTTAAGATGCGAAATGTTGTGTTTGTTGTCTTGACGACTGCGTGTTCTTGCCAAAGAAGCCCGCAATTCTATTCCAGAATTTGATAGGTTGTATCAGTCTGCTTTAGATGGCGTGCTGATGGCAATGTATTGTCTTTCTTTATCTGCAGCTTGCCCTGTAAACTTTGAGTTTCTGAACTATACAATCATCACAAGCCAATGTAAAGGACCCCAGTATACTCCCAGTCGCTGCTGTGGATCATTTAAGGAGTTTGCCTGTCCTTACGCAGATGTGATAAATGACTTGACCAATGATTGTGCATCAATCATGTTCAGCTACATTAACCTCTATGGGAAATATCCGCCTGGTCTATTTGCCAATGAATGCAAGGAAGGGAAGCTGGGACTTGCATGCCCTGCACCAGCACCATCAGAACTGGCTGCTGACAAAAATGGGAGTCAGATCATGCGTGGTCCGATTCTCCTGCTGATGTTCTTAGCTGGTTTCTTAGTGGTGTTCTTTCAATTACTTTGAAGGccccaaaaatgttttttacctttctttttctctccaataatttctttttaacctTGGTAGAGAGGATTTTCGTTGTTTTCTGACGCTGCTATCTCTAAAACTGCTCATTTAGGCATGctgaaagaaatcaaattatttttaggcTTGTAATCTGCTAGTCCCCAGTGGAAGGGACTAGAGCCTGGTTGTATCAAGTGTGAAGTTATGTATTTTTACCCTTATAAAtacttcaaattttaaattttggtttgtGCCATGCCAAAATTGCTTGTTCTCATATGATGTGGACCTGGCATGGCGTTGTCTTCATATGTATCATTTTTATCTCTCGATTTTGTTTGTGTGGCTATGGATAGATGATACCATGTTAAtcaaaaatcatattatatcaGCAAAAACAGTCATCCTCGCGTAGCTGGAGATATTTTTAAGTTTCAGCTAGTTGTAGAAGACAACTCCATCCTTGACTAGCTGCTTAAAGAACCTCGTCTCAATCATCAATTACGACTACCTCATGGCCTCTTTTCTAACAAAATCTCCTCTTCCCATGGACAGAAATCTACTTCTCACAACTTCAACTAGAGCACCAGCTACCATTATCTCACTTCGAACGTGCCACGACTTCCAGGAAGTGAAACAATTACATGCCCAGTTTGTTGTGTCAGGACTCCTTGGTTATCATCCTTTGTGTGCTAGGAGGCTCCTCGAGGCTTATGTTACTATGTCACAGATTTATTATGCCTTTTCGATCTTTGAGAGAATACCTTCTCCTGATGTGTTTGTTTATAACACCATGATTAGAGGCCTAACAATGGGTAAGTTTCTTCATGATTCTTTGTTACTGTATAAAGAATTCCTATTTGGGTACCTTGTACCAGACAACTTCACTTACACCTTTGTCCTCAAGGCATGCTCCCATTTGAAAGCTCCTTTTGAAGGTAAACAAGTGCATTGCCAGATAATTAAGGCAGGAATAGTACCAGATACTCATATCCATAGCTCCTTAATTCATATGTACACTAATTCAGGAAGCATAGACGATGCAGAACGTGTTCTTGGAGAATTCTCGGAAGAGAACACACTTGCTAAGAATGCCATGATTTCAGGTTACTTGACCGAGGGTCGTGTAGACAAGGCTAGAAAAATGTTTGATGACATGGCAGCGAAAGATGCAGCATCTTGGAGTGCATTAATAACAGGATATACAAAGAATGGTATGCACACTGAGGCATTAGCTCTTTTTCAAGACATGATGGTTTCACACATCCTGCCAAATGAAGCAGCACTGGTGAGCCTGCTCTCTGCCTGTGGACAATTAGGAACATTGCATCAGGGAAGATGGATACATGCGTACATTGATAAAACTAGAGTTTTGATGAGCACTAAACTCACTACTGCTCTCATCGATATGTATGCTAAGAGTGGAAGCATTGAGTGTGGCTATGGATTATTTCAGAAAATGGCCCGGAGAGACGTTGTAACTTGGGGAGTTATGATTTCAGCTTTTGCCATCCATGGCCATGCTAGCAAATGTTTTCAACTGTTTGATGAGATGCTTGCTGATGGGATTCGTCCAAATAAAGTCATATTTGTGGCCATACTTTCAGCCTGCTCTCATGCTGGTTGTGTTGAAGAAGGACGACAATATTTCAGTCAAATGGAACATGGTTTCGGAATAAAACCATCTATTGAACATTATGGATGCATGGTAGACCTCCTTGGCCGTGCCGGGCTACTGGCAGACGCAGAACAACTGATCCTTTCAATGCCAAAACAGCCTAATTCGATCATCTGGGGTTCATTGCTAGGTGCTTGTAGAACTCACAATGACCTCAAGAGAGGGACTTGGGCCTTCGAGAACTTGATGGAGCTTGAGCCGACATCAGGGGACCGGCACAAATTAGCAGGGCTCATGTTTGCTAATGCAGGAGAGAAGGAAGAAGCTGCTAAGATAAGGAAGATGATCCATGAAAAAGAAATGGTGACAACTTGTGGATCTAGTTTCATTGAGGTGGAAGGCGCGGTCCATGAGTTCACAGTGGGTTATACTGTTCATAATAAAGCAAGAGATATATGAAATACTGCAAGGTGTCTATACAGTTCGAGACTGCTAATGATTTTTCTTCCAAGTCTGTATgcaaagcaaaacaaagagGACGAGAGGACATAGATTCATGCCTTTTGTTTCGTGGATCTAGGGCATTATCCATCCCATTACCTCCACGTTACTTGTTCTTAATCGATTCAATATGAAAGGCAAGTTGGAACAAAGAAACTGTGAATCATGCCCACTTCATCACAAACTAGAGTTAATAAACTGACTTCCAAGTTCATGTTTCCAAGATAGATCACAAGCAGGAAACAATATTCATTAGCTTTGTTTACATACTCAGTTTTGATATGTATACACATACAGCAACAAACTCTTATTCGAGGATGCTCATATTCCAAGAATAAACCGAACTTGCAAACAGAACTAAGGTTTCCCTGGCAATGTGGATTTTCGAGTTCATTCTTTTAAGAAACCTCCTCACAGAAAGAAGATTCAAGACaaactttagaaaaaaattgaaaatgtaaaattgaaatataaataaagaaattttggCAATCTTCATCATGTGAGCAGAGTTTGGCTTCTTTCCCACTGCTTCTTTATTATAGATGATAAACAAGGCCCCTGGAAGCTGCCGAATCTATACAAGCCTGATTTACCATGCAAGGGTAAATCTGGACTTCcgtctaaattgttttttccttacacACCAGGACCCAGGAAAGGTGCTCAACTGTATAGAAAGAAAGGTGAGGTAAGGCCTTCACATGGGAAAATGGCGTGGTATGTGACCCAGACCAAGATGCTTGAGACTCCAAGTCATCAAACAACACCAGAGTCGagaaaaggtgaataaattatcATGATCATGAATGAAAGTCAAAATTGAGAGAAGACGAAGAGCCCAATAGTTATGCAGAAACCAACTATGGTCACTTCAGGATGTACAGCAACTAAACATAACAGTTGTGAATATGTCCAGTTTTGCATGATCTAAATAATTGGTGATGAAGTAACTTACATTGCCAATAAGCTTTGCCCCAATCCATGCACTGTCTGCGCCATAAGGAGGAGAAATGACTCTTATTCCATTAGAAATGGATGGGGGAAGAAGTCCATGCAATTCCTTCTCTAGCCTTTCTggaaacatttcaaaaatataggTTCATATACTTCATAAGCACGTGTCCTTgctaattttattcaatttcttaacTTTCTAGATTAGATTCTTGTGCCAACCCAatcattatttataattctatttttttttacctgcaaGTCCTGGGAGACAAGCAGTCCCTCCTGACAAAACTATAGTCTTGAACCAAGCATCATCTTCAGTTAATTCCGCAGCATGACAGTGGTCCATGCAAAGAGCTACAGCCTGCTGCAAACCCATTGCACACCTGTACCATGTGCAAATGAAAACATTTCAGCCTACCGTCatggttttattattttggtggtgtaaggtataaaaaatattttggttgttGGATTGTGAAATAATGTGAACGTGAAAATATGGACATGGTGCAGGCTAAAGGCAtcaatttaaatgaaaacatgCAGTGCTGGATTCCAAATATACACATTAGGGTTTGAAAAACAATGAAGTTTATCCAAGAACAACATCAATATGAGATTTATTCCAAGCAAACAAGTTTTGTGGTCAAATACAGCTTATCCAAGGACAACATCAGTATGAGAAAGCTTCAAAAAAGAGTCCAATGAAAGTAGTGGATTGTGGGAAGATATGCACTTACACTCCAGCAATACATGGCTGGAATAGGACCTCCCCTGTTTTAAAGCGCTCTTTTGAAAGAGTGAACCATCCTTCTCCAGGTACTTCAAATGATGCTTGAGTGTCTTTATACAGTTCAGCTTCATAATCAGCAGCTACATAACATAGATTCTGTATTTCCATGGTTCCAACAGATCATGAGAAGAAAAAGGTTCACCATTGAAATAACAATACGAAGTTATCAATACAGCTAATTAGAACTTAGTTATGAAGGGTGGGAAAACTAGTCGGCCTTGAATTTGACCAAGTTCAGTAGGAGATAAAGCCACATTATGCAGCATGACAAGAAACACTGAAACAGTATACCTCTTTCAATGTGTGAACTGTGTGGAGTGATTCAAAATTAAGATTATTCTGCTGCATCTGTTCTCTAAGGAATCCTGTTACTTTTAATGCTCCCACACCCATGACTTCCACACCCACTGTGCGCATTACTTTACCATGTAAAACTGTAAAATGCAAAAGTCAGTATGCCAAAATCCTAAATCCCTATGATTTTGCAGCTTACCAGTTAGAAACAAGATTATTATAGAATGTAGAAACTTATAGAAAGTGAGTGAAGCATGAAAGAGCCCAGAATACCAAGCATATTACAGATTGCACGAGACAGGTTGAAACATGTGCAATTGATTaacaaatttggaaaaaaaaatcagaaagaaTATAAATGACACATCATCAATAACCACAGAGGTCTACAAATCCTCTAGTTATAAATGTGAGCACAAGAAGGATAGCATGGTCAGCATTAAGAATGAACCAAAGTCTATTTCTAGTTCAATTTATGCAACATACGCCTCAGATCAAGTTCCAAACAATGAGGGCATTTTGACAGAACAGAAAGTAATCACTTACTTGGAACAACAGATGTGACTTGAAAACCAATATTAACAACAATTCCTGAAGTTCGTTGTGCTGCATACAGTGCTAAAGTTGCCTGTGTTTATCAACAAACATATCAcattaatgttaaaagataGGCAGAACAATGCCAGAACCTTTACATTCTCTCACTGTAACTAGGAAATGTTAACACTCACCAACAAAACATGTAACAGAATAAGTTTTCCCACATTTCAAGATGGCATGAAATTGCATTTCATACAGCTACATAGCAGAAACTTCCTATTTGTAGAAATCTTTTCCATGCAATGATAATTAGTCTCTGGCATCCTTGATAAGTCCCATTTACTTTaacatatatatcaatttgacCGGTTGAAAACATTGAGAAACTAGAGGAATTAGTTGACAAATAAAGCCAAACACACCTGATTAATGGCACAAACAGCTGGAACGTTCATGTCGAAAAGAGCTGTGTAGATAGCGTCTTTTAGTTGCCTTCTTGATGCTCTAGCAGATTCAGTATCTGCAATCATAAAGATTAGAGCAAGTTTAGAGAAATAGGTTATATAAGACCACCCA is a window encoding:
- the LOC7457670 gene encoding pentatricopeptide repeat-containing protein At5g66520 isoform X4, with translation MASFLTKSPLPMDRNLLLTTSTRAPATIISLRTCHDFQEVKQLHAQFVVSGLLGYHPLCARRLLEAYVTMSQIYYAFSIFERIPSPDVFVYNTMIRGLTMGYLTEGRVDKARKMFDDMAAKDAASWSALITGYTKNGMHTEALALFQDMMVSHILPNEAALVSLLSACGQLGTLHQGRWIHAYIDKTRVLMSTKLTTALIDMYAKSGSIECGYGLFQKMARRDVVTWGVMISAFAIHGHASKCFQLFDEMLADGIRPNKVIFVAILSACSHAGCVEEGRQYFSQMEHGFGIKPSIEHYGCMVDLLGRAGLLADAEQLILSMPKQPNSIIWGSLLGACRTHNDLKRGTWAFENLMELEPTSGDRHKLAGLMFANAGEKEEAAKIRKMIHEKEMVTTCGSSFIEVEGAVHEFTVGYTVHNKARDI
- the LOC7457669 gene encoding GPI-anchored protein LLG1 encodes the protein MGLNQCFSFVFFIFLLMGLFASPSFASTFISDGVFESHASTGRNLLQTKKACPVNFEFLNYTIITSQCKGPQYTPSRCCGSFKEFACPYADVINDLTNDCASIMFSYINLYGKYPPGLFANECKEGKLGLACPAPAPSELAADKNGSQIMRGPILLLMFLAGFLVVFFQLL
- the LOC7457671 gene encoding actin-related protein 8 isoform X2, which produces MAMLLKKVWESVSNRATSFSSSSIDSVTTPLSYTESSSSLGAFDRLPIDVVLQIVRLVGPKDAARLSVVCKSWRPLVSDNRLWIYFLQNYHDTWDSVFFVETHLRSGYPIQTFSSPITELSFMRIYGQRVQVPGAVIVDGGSGHCKYGWSKNACPSGRSATFLEFGNIESPMYSRLQHFFATIYSRMQVKASAHPIVVSLPLCHYDDTESARASRRQLKDAIYTALFDMNVPAVCAINQATLALYAAQRTSGIVVNIGFQVTSVVPILHGKVMRTVGVEVMGVGALKVTGFLREQMQQNNLNFESLHTVHTLKENLCYVAADYEAELYKDTQASFEVPGEGWFTLSKERFKTGEVLFQPCIAGVCAMGLQQAVALCMDHCHAAELTEDDAWFKTIVLSGGTACLPGLAERLEKELHGLLPPSISNGIRVISPPYGADSAWIGAKLIGNLSTFPGSWCVRKKQFRRKSRFTLAW
- the LOC7457670 gene encoding pentatricopeptide repeat-containing protein At5g66520 isoform X3 gives rise to the protein MASFLTKSPLPMDRNLLLTTSTRAPATIISLRTCHDFQEVKQLHAQFVVSGLLGYHPLCARRLLEAYVTMSQIYYAFSIFERIPSPDVFVYNTMIRGLTMGSIDDAERVLGEFSEENTLAKNAMISGYLTEGRVDKARKMFDDMAAKDAASWSALITGYTKNGMHTEALALFQDMMVSHILPNEAALVSLLSACGQLGTLHQGRWIHAYIDKTRVLMSTKLTTALIDMYAKSGSIECGYGLFQKMARRDVVTWGVMISAFAIHGHASKCFQLFDEMLADGIRPNKVIFVAILSACSHAGCVEEGRQYFSQMEHGFGIKPSIEHYGCMVDLLGRAGLLADAEQLILSMPKQPNSIIWGSLLGACRTHNDLKRGTWAFENLMELEPTSGDRHKLAGLMFANAGEKEEAAKIRKMIHEKEMVTTCGSSFIEVEGAVHEFTVGYTVHNKARDI
- the LOC7457671 gene encoding actin-related protein 8 isoform X1 — protein: MAMLLKKVWESVSNRATSFSSSSIDSVTTPLSYTESSSSLGAFDRLPIDVVLQIVRLVGPKDAARLSVVCKSWRPLVSDNRLWIYFLQNYHDTWDSVFFVETHLRSGYPIQTFSSPITELSFMRIYGQRVQVPGAVIVDGGSGHCKYGWSKNACPSGRSATFLEFGNIESPMYSRLQHFFATIYSSLYRMQVKASAHPIVVSLPLCHYDDTESARASRRQLKDAIYTALFDMNVPAVCAINQATLALYAAQRTSGIVVNIGFQVTSVVPILHGKVMRTVGVEVMGVGALKVTGFLREQMQQNNLNFESLHTVHTLKENLCYVAADYEAELYKDTQASFEVPGEGWFTLSKERFKTGEVLFQPCIAGVCAMGLQQAVALCMDHCHAAELTEDDAWFKTIVLSGGTACLPGLAERLEKELHGLLPPSISNGIRVISPPYGADSAWIGAKLIGNLSTFPGSWCVRKKQFRRKSRFTLAW
- the LOC7457670 gene encoding pentatricopeptide repeat-containing protein At5g66520 isoform X1 produces the protein MASFLTKSPLPMDRNLLLTTSTRAPATIISLRTCHDFQEVKQLHAQFVVSGLLGYHPLCARRLLEAYVTMSQIYYAFSIFERIPSPDVFVYNTMIRGLTMGKFLHDSLLLYKEFLFGYLVPDNFTYTFVLKACSHLKAPFEGKQVHCQIIKAGIVPDTHIHSSLIHMYTNSGSIDDAERVLGEFSEENTLAKNAMISGYLTEGRVDKARKMFDDMAAKDAASWSALITGYTKNGMHTEALALFQDMMVSHILPNEAALVSLLSACGQLGTLHQGRWIHAYIDKTRVLMSTKLTTALIDMYAKSGSIECGYGLFQKMARRDVVTWGVMISAFAIHGHASKCFQLFDEMLADGIRPNKVIFVAILSACSHAGCVEEGRQYFSQMEHGFGIKPSIEHYGCMVDLLGRAGLLADAEQLILSMPKQPNSIIWGSLLGACRTHNDLKRGTWAFENLMELEPTSGDRHKLAGLMFANAGEKEEAAKIRKMIHEKEMVTTCGSSFIEVEGAVHEFTVGYTVHNKARDI
- the LOC7457670 gene encoding pentatricopeptide repeat-containing protein At5g66520 isoform X2 translates to MASFLTKSPLPMDRNLLLTTSTRAPATIISLRTCHDFQEVKQLHAQFVVSGLLGYHPLCARRLLEAYVTMSQIYYAFSIFERIPSPDVFVYNTMIRGLTMAPFEGKQVHCQIIKAGIVPDTHIHSSLIHMYTNSGSIDDAERVLGEFSEENTLAKNAMISGYLTEGRVDKARKMFDDMAAKDAASWSALITGYTKNGMHTEALALFQDMMVSHILPNEAALVSLLSACGQLGTLHQGRWIHAYIDKTRVLMSTKLTTALIDMYAKSGSIECGYGLFQKMARRDVVTWGVMISAFAIHGHASKCFQLFDEMLADGIRPNKVIFVAILSACSHAGCVEEGRQYFSQMEHGFGIKPSIEHYGCMVDLLGRAGLLADAEQLILSMPKQPNSIIWGSLLGACRTHNDLKRGTWAFENLMELEPTSGDRHKLAGLMFANAGEKEEAAKIRKMIHEKEMVTTCGSSFIEVEGAVHEFTVGYTVHNKARDI